A DNA window from Maribellus comscasis contains the following coding sequences:
- a CDS encoding sulfatase-like hydrolase/transferase, with protein MKLKLTMLFLFHFLLLNSVLSKAIEKAKTDTQKPNIIFILTDDQRWSALRYAGNAVIQTPEMDKLAATGIYFQHAIVTTPICSASRSSIFTGLHERTHKYTFQTGAIRSEYMETAYPRLLKDAGYYTGFYGKYGVNFPGKEEQFDVIEDYDRNNQFNDYRGYYYKTLDGDTVHLTRYTGQKALDFIDDVPAGKPFCLSLSFSAPHAHDGAPLQYFWQEEPDKLYQGMEMPEADISDDKYFNSLPLHVREGFNRLRWTWRYDTPEKYQHSVKGYYRMIYGIDLEIAKIRQKLKETGQDKNTVIILMGDNGQFLGERQLAGKWLMYDNSIRVPLIIYDPRENKHKDISDMALNIDIPATILDLAGVEIPEAYQGKSLVPVVSGKEKSINRDTVLIEHLWEFENIPPSEGVRTAEWKYMRYINDRSVEELYNLKDDPKEINNLAGNSKFKKVLREFREKNDELAKRYADPYSGVPSGLTVEYIREPRYTKIIDSKPEFSWIVPGEAVIQKAYQVLVASSKKNIDNNIGDIWDSGNVRSNKSTDIELGSEPLKQNTTYFWKVRVFDKDNRLSEYSEPQQFTTGTFGDKVTSGNWFQIEKIKPVTFKKNPEGSYFADFGKDAFGTLRISYSTKQKETIIIRLGEKLLDGKIDQNPGGTIRFTELKLDVSPEKTEYQINLIPDERNTKSMAVALPDSFPVITPFRYAEVECAGTLEADDLTQIAYFNYFDYSASSFSSSDDILNQVWEMCKYSQKATSFAGYYVDGDRERIPYEADAYLNQLSHYSVDNEYAIARKTIEYFMDYPTWPTEWQLHVALLFYQDYMYTGNTELIEKYYEPLKYKTLMELEYKHGLISTHSPNLNGEFMAKLGFADTTQRVRDIVDWPPAQKDTGWKLPKDWPQGERDGFVFTPISTVINSFYYQNMKIMAEFARILNKTDEQLDFEMRAARVKKSVNEYLFNKEGGYYKDGIETDHGAVHSNMLPLAFGIVPDAYKKSVVDYIKTRGMGCSVYGAQFLMEGLYNGGAGDYALELMTATHDRSWYNMIKVGSTIAMEAWDMRYKPNSDWNHAWGAAPANIVPRYLWGIRPKTPGYGEAVIQPQMSSLKTSSVVVPTLKGQIKGEYQLVNQRFRKYNIELPANVVGEFILDFSPQDVVTVNGEPVNLSFGSIRLSPGKNDIEIRINTF; from the coding sequence ATGAAACTAAAACTGACGATGCTTTTTCTTTTCCATTTTTTGTTGTTGAATAGTGTTTTATCAAAAGCCATTGAAAAGGCAAAAACAGATACACAGAAGCCCAATATCATTTTTATCCTAACTGACGATCAGCGCTGGAGTGCATTGAGATACGCAGGGAATGCTGTCATACAAACTCCTGAAATGGATAAACTGGCTGCGACCGGTATTTATTTTCAGCATGCTATTGTAACAACACCAATTTGTTCCGCCAGTCGTTCCAGCATTTTTACAGGTTTACACGAACGCACTCACAAGTATACATTTCAAACAGGTGCTATTCGTTCTGAATATATGGAAACTGCTTACCCCAGGCTATTAAAAGATGCCGGATATTACACCGGATTTTATGGTAAATACGGCGTGAATTTTCCCGGCAAAGAAGAACAATTTGATGTGATAGAAGACTATGACCGCAATAATCAGTTTAATGATTACCGGGGATATTATTATAAAACCTTGGATGGCGACACCGTTCATTTAACAAGATATACCGGGCAAAAGGCACTGGATTTTATTGACGATGTTCCTGCTGGAAAGCCCTTTTGTTTATCCTTAAGTTTTAGTGCACCTCACGCCCACGACGGGGCACCTTTGCAGTATTTTTGGCAGGAAGAACCGGATAAATTGTATCAGGGGATGGAAATGCCGGAAGCTGATATTTCCGATGATAAGTATTTTAATTCTTTGCCGTTACATGTTCGCGAAGGTTTTAACCGGTTGCGCTGGACATGGCGTTATGATACTCCGGAAAAATACCAGCACAGTGTAAAAGGATATTATCGTATGATTTATGGCATCGACCTGGAAATTGCCAAAATAAGACAGAAATTAAAAGAGACGGGGCAGGACAAAAATACGGTTATCATTTTAATGGGCGACAATGGACAGTTTTTAGGTGAACGCCAACTGGCCGGCAAATGGTTGATGTACGATAATTCCATTCGGGTTCCGCTCATTATTTACGACCCTCGGGAAAATAAACATAAAGATATAAGCGATATGGCGTTAAATATTGATATCCCGGCAACGATTCTGGATTTGGCAGGCGTCGAAATTCCGGAAGCGTATCAGGGAAAAAGCCTGGTACCGGTTGTTTCCGGTAAAGAAAAATCAATCAATCGCGATACTGTTTTAATTGAACACCTTTGGGAGTTTGAGAATATTCCACCAAGTGAAGGTGTGCGCACAGCCGAATGGAAATATATGCGATATATTAATGATAGGTCTGTGGAAGAATTGTACAATTTAAAAGATGATCCAAAAGAAATAAACAATCTTGCCGGTAACAGTAAATTTAAAAAAGTGCTCCGGGAATTTCGTGAGAAAAATGATGAACTCGCGAAAAGATATGCAGATCCTTATTCCGGAGTGCCGTCAGGTTTAACAGTTGAATACATTCGTGAGCCTCGTTATACAAAAATTATAGACAGCAAGCCCGAATTTAGCTGGATTGTGCCCGGGGAAGCAGTTATTCAAAAGGCATATCAGGTTTTGGTGGCCTCAAGTAAAAAGAATATTGACAATAATATTGGTGATATTTGGGACAGCGGAAATGTCAGAAGCAACAAGTCGACTGATATTGAACTGGGGAGTGAGCCTCTCAAACAAAATACGACCTATTTCTGGAAAGTCCGGGTTTTTGATAAAGATAACCGGCTGTCTGAATACTCAGAACCACAACAATTCACTACAGGCACTTTTGGCGATAAAGTTACTTCAGGAAATTGGTTTCAAATTGAAAAAATAAAACCAGTTACATTCAAAAAGAACCCTGAGGGCAGTTATTTTGCCGATTTTGGGAAAGATGCTTTCGGAACGCTTCGCATTAGCTATTCAACGAAACAAAAAGAAACAATTATTATCCGTTTAGGCGAAAAATTACTCGACGGAAAAATTGATCAGAATCCCGGAGGAACCATTCGTTTTACAGAATTGAAATTAGATGTGTCGCCCGAAAAAACCGAATATCAGATCAATCTCATTCCTGATGAACGTAACACAAAGTCGATGGCTGTTGCATTGCCCGATTCATTTCCGGTTATTACGCCTTTCCGCTATGCTGAGGTGGAGTGTGCCGGTACCCTTGAAGCAGATGATTTAACTCAGATTGCATATTTTAACTATTTTGATTACAGTGCGAGTTCATTTTCAAGCTCCGATGATATTCTTAATCAAGTGTGGGAAATGTGTAAATATTCGCAAAAAGCAACCTCATTTGCAGGATATTATGTGGATGGCGACCGTGAACGAATTCCCTATGAAGCCGACGCCTATTTAAATCAGTTGAGTCATTACTCGGTGGACAATGAATATGCGATTGCCCGGAAAACCATTGAATATTTTATGGATTATCCGACCTGGCCTACTGAATGGCAATTACATGTGGCGCTTTTGTTTTACCAGGATTATATGTACACCGGAAACACTGAACTTATCGAAAAATATTATGAGCCATTAAAATATAAAACCTTAATGGAACTGGAATATAAACACGGATTGATTAGCACTCACTCGCCAAACTTAAACGGTGAATTTATGGCGAAACTCGGTTTTGCAGATACAACACAGCGTGTTCGCGATATTGTGGATTGGCCACCCGCACAAAAAGACACCGGATGGAAACTTCCTAAAGACTGGCCACAGGGAGAACGCGACGGTTTTGTATTTACGCCAATCAGTACGGTTATCAATAGTTTTTATTACCAGAATATGAAAATTATGGCTGAATTTGCCCGCATTTTAAACAAAACGGATGAACAGCTGGACTTTGAGATGCGTGCGGCAAGAGTGAAAAAATCGGTTAACGAGTATCTGTTTAACAAAGAAGGTGGTTATTACAAGGATGGGATTGAGACCGATCATGGTGCTGTCCATTCAAATATGTTACCATTAGCCTTTGGTATTGTTCCTGACGCTTATAAAAAAAGTGTTGTTGATTATATTAAAACCCGTGGGATGGGCTGCAGTGTATATGGTGCACAATTTTTAATGGAAGGCCTCTACAATGGAGGTGCCGGCGATTACGCCCTGGAATTGATGACCGCCACCCACGATCGTAGCTGGTACAACATGATTAAAGTCGGTTCAACAATAGCAATGGAAGCCTGGGACATGAGATACAAACCCAATTCCGACTGGAACCATGCCTGGGGAGCTGCACCGGCGAACATTGTTCCACGTTATTTATGGGGGATTCGGCCCAAAACGCCAGGCTATGGCGAGGCAGTAATTCAGCCACAAATGAGTAGTCTTAAAACAAGTTCTGTTGTAGTACCTACATTAAAGGGACAGATTAAAGGTGAGTACCAGCTTGTAAATCAGCGTTTCCGTAAATACAATATTGAACTGCCGGCCAATGTGGTTGGCGAATTTATTCTTGATTTTTCTCCGCAGGATGTGGTAACCGTAAATGGCGAACCGGTAAATCTTTCGTTTGGAAGCATTCGGTTGAGTCCCGGGAAAAATGATATAGAAATCAGAATTAATACCTTTTAA
- a CDS encoding BNR-4 repeat-containing protein yields MKEFILLLVALVTIGSAGKAQILTNQKFNGYRAIWFELNQKYEYGDKYSGALGTYTAKHVPLAIYAKEVDKTFFVYGGTTNADERHLLCMIGEYDHKSGMVSKPTVVYDKQGVDDPHDNPSLLIDDEGYIWVFVSGRGQTRPGFKYKSRKPFDINDFEQITEEEMTYPQPWETQFGFFHFFTKYTGVRQLYFETSTDGIHWTDDKLLAAIPVNEGEKSGHYQTSACFEGKKVGTFFNRHPNGNVDKRSDLYYVESFDFGKTWNDVLGGELELPLLKMDTPARVVNYSEQGKNVYMKDMDFDKNGNPVCLYIRSNGHEPGPKSAPYEWCISKWDGVKWQTFMITTSDHNYDMGSLYLSEKEWKIVGPTQPGPQKWGVGGELAVWSSKNKGENWKRKKMLTKNSKLSHSYVRRPVSHKSPFCFFWADGDSHQFSKSELYFGDFDGNIWKLPYEMKKSKEKPEKIK; encoded by the coding sequence ATGAAGGAATTTATACTGTTATTAGTCGCATTGGTAACTATCGGGAGTGCCGGAAAAGCACAAATCTTAACCAACCAAAAGTTCAACGGCTACCGTGCTATTTGGTTCGAACTCAACCAGAAATATGAATACGGCGACAAGTATTCCGGCGCGTTGGGAACTTACACCGCCAAGCATGTTCCTCTGGCAATTTATGCAAAGGAAGTGGATAAGACTTTTTTTGTATATGGAGGAACAACGAACGCCGATGAACGACACCTGCTTTGTATGATTGGCGAGTACGACCACAAATCGGGAATGGTTTCAAAACCGACGGTAGTGTACGACAAACAAGGTGTGGACGACCCGCATGATAATCCTTCGTTACTGATTGACGACGAAGGTTACATTTGGGTATTTGTAAGTGGGCGTGGACAAACCCGCCCGGGATTTAAATATAAAAGCAGAAAGCCGTTTGATATCAATGATTTCGAACAAATTACAGAAGAAGAAATGACCTATCCGCAACCTTGGGAAACGCAGTTTGGATTTTTTCATTTTTTTACAAAATACACCGGAGTTCGTCAGCTTTATTTCGAAACAAGTACAGATGGTATTCACTGGACCGACGACAAATTACTGGCTGCAATTCCGGTAAACGAAGGTGAAAAATCGGGCCATTATCAAACCAGTGCTTGTTTTGAAGGCAAAAAAGTAGGAACATTTTTTAACCGGCATCCCAATGGAAATGTAGATAAAAGAAGCGATTTGTATTATGTTGAATCTTTCGATTTTGGAAAAACATGGAATGATGTGCTTGGTGGCGAACTGGAACTTCCGTTGCTAAAAATGGATACACCGGCCCGTGTTGTAAATTACAGCGAACAGGGCAAAAATGTTTATATGAAAGACATGGACTTTGATAAGAATGGAAATCCGGTTTGTTTATATATTCGAAGCAACGGCCATGAACCTGGTCCGAAAAGTGCGCCTTACGAGTGGTGCATTAGCAAATGGGATGGTGTGAAATGGCAAACATTTATGATAACAACTTCTGATCACAATTACGACATGGGGAGTTTGTATCTTTCAGAAAAGGAATGGAAAATAGTTGGGCCAACCCAACCCGGACCGCAGAAATGGGGCGTTGGCGGAGAACTGGCCGTTTGGAGTTCAAAAAATAAAGGCGAGAATTGGAAACGGAAAAAAATGCTTACAAAAAACAGCAAATTGAGCCACTCTTATGTTCGTCGGCCGGTGAGTCACAAATCACCATTCTGTTTTTTCTGGGCCGATGGTGATTCTCATCAATTCAGTAAATCGGAGTTATATTTTGGCGACTTTGATGGAAATATATGGAAGTTGCCGTATGAAATGAAAAAATCGAAAGAAAAACCTGAAAAGATAAAGTAG
- a CDS encoding polysaccharide lyase 8 family protein produces the protein MNKKFFVSVVSVFLIFISLGKTTAQSQTAYPLELRQLHENVWANIMVEPVDEEEVTVLMSSLTAKGSWENIDYTSQQRGAWEPRSHISRLLEMATAYQTEGSRLYQNKELSQKIHSGLNFWFKNDFICPNWWYPEIGVPMVLAPLMILMEVELSAEQKQLGIKILDRAEIGMTGQNKVWLSGNVLLKSLLLKDTETIKKAAESIKEELVVSTGEGVQPDWSYHQHGPQLQFGNYGLSYVNDMIKWISVLRKTSFQFDENKVEILRNYLLDGQQWVSWKNQMDISACGRQLFVDSPEQKAASLSSFFSKMESLDPANAEKYQKGNDYKMLSGNKHFWRSDFQVKRTPESYFSVKMCSERVIGAESCNSENLQGYYMGDGATFLYQTGEEYRNIFPFLDWKKIPGVTAHQDNDTLPVLTARGYRLESNFVGGVSDGKDGIAAMDYKRNGLTAKKSWFMFDDVIIYLGAGISSSEGLPVTTGVNQVYYNGEIESATKSGSDEIYKWILHEKSGYYFPEGSKVKLTAKTEKGSWNRVASRYTPKTTYAKIFRLWLEHGANPQNEKYQYVLVPNATVAKMKALDADFPFKFHNKKNLQEVVSKDEKIAGIVFYEAGKSEHMGGIEVDAPCLIMLKKQMDEIRLFVAEPTQLLSKITVTLNGKFLGENTVVENGKSKIKIDLPENEEAGKTMNLILKIR, from the coding sequence ATGAATAAGAAATTTTTTGTTTCAGTAGTTTCTGTCTTTTTGATATTTATTTCTTTGGGAAAAACGACCGCTCAAAGTCAAACAGCGTATCCGTTGGAACTCAGGCAACTTCATGAAAATGTGTGGGCAAATATTATGGTTGAGCCCGTCGATGAAGAGGAAGTTACGGTTTTGATGAGTTCTCTCACTGCAAAAGGTTCCTGGGAAAATATCGACTATACCAGTCAGCAACGCGGTGCCTGGGAACCACGGAGTCATATTTCGCGTTTGCTGGAAATGGCAACGGCCTATCAAACTGAAGGTTCCCGGTTGTATCAGAACAAAGAGCTTTCACAAAAAATTCACTCGGGATTAAATTTTTGGTTCAAAAACGATTTTATCTGTCCAAACTGGTGGTACCCCGAAATTGGTGTTCCAATGGTTTTAGCGCCCTTGATGATTTTAATGGAAGTTGAACTCTCTGCAGAGCAAAAACAGCTGGGAATAAAAATATTGGATCGTGCAGAAATTGGAATGACAGGACAAAATAAAGTTTGGCTTTCCGGAAACGTTTTATTGAAATCGTTGCTGCTGAAGGATACAGAAACAATAAAAAAGGCGGCTGAATCCATAAAAGAAGAACTTGTGGTTAGCACGGGAGAAGGAGTTCAACCTGATTGGTCCTATCATCAGCATGGCCCGCAATTGCAATTTGGGAATTACGGCTTATCGTATGTAAATGATATGATAAAATGGATTTCAGTTTTGAGGAAAACATCTTTTCAGTTTGACGAAAACAAAGTTGAAATTTTGCGAAACTATTTGCTCGATGGGCAACAATGGGTAAGCTGGAAAAATCAGATGGATATTAGCGCATGTGGTCGCCAGTTATTTGTCGATTCCCCTGAACAAAAAGCAGCAAGTCTTTCCTCTTTTTTTTCAAAAATGGAAAGCCTCGATCCTGCCAATGCAGAAAAATATCAAAAGGGCAACGATTACAAAATGCTTTCCGGAAATAAACATTTCTGGCGTTCCGATTTTCAAGTGAAGCGAACTCCTGAATCCTATTTTTCTGTTAAAATGTGTTCGGAACGGGTGATTGGCGCAGAATCGTGTAATTCCGAAAATTTACAGGGATATTATATGGGCGACGGGGCTACGTTTTTATATCAAACCGGGGAAGAATATCGTAATATCTTTCCATTTCTGGATTGGAAAAAAATACCCGGAGTTACAGCCCATCAGGATAATGATACATTACCGGTGTTAACGGCCCGAGGTTACCGGCTTGAAAGTAACTTTGTCGGTGGAGTTTCTGACGGAAAGGATGGAATTGCTGCTATGGATTATAAACGTAATGGGTTGACTGCGAAGAAATCATGGTTTATGTTTGACGATGTGATTATTTATTTGGGGGCAGGAATTAGTTCTTCCGAAGGTTTGCCTGTTACCACCGGAGTCAATCAGGTTTATTATAACGGTGAAATTGAGTCTGCAACGAAATCGGGTAGCGACGAAATTTATAAATGGATACTTCACGAAAAAAGTGGATATTATTTTCCTGAAGGTTCAAAAGTAAAACTGACAGCGAAAACAGAAAAAGGATCGTGGAACCGGGTTGCCAGTCGATATACCCCAAAAACTACTTATGCAAAAATCTTCAGATTGTGGCTGGAACACGGTGCAAATCCTCAAAATGAAAAGTACCAATATGTTTTGGTTCCGAATGCAACAGTTGCAAAAATGAAAGCTTTGGATGCTGATTTTCCTTTCAAATTTCATAATAAAAAGAATTTACAGGAAGTTGTTTCAAAAGATGAAAAGATAGCCGGAATTGTATTTTATGAAGCCGGCAAATCAGAACATATGGGAGGTATAGAAGTGGATGCGCCTTGTTTGATAATGTTAAAAAAGCAAATGGATGAAATCAGGCTTTTTGTGGCAGAGCCTACACAGCTTTTAAGTAAAATAACCGTGACATTGAATGGTAAATTTTTAGGTGAAAATACGGTAGTAGAAAATGGCAAGTCGAAAATAAAAATAGACCTTCCTGAAAACGAGGAAGCCGGAAAAACAATGAATTTGATATTGAAAATTCGATAG
- a CDS encoding alginate lyase family protein translates to MKKYLLFVVAAFIFWGNLFAQKNWKDIKSVEDVCSTYPEQMKKMLDDFNLDYPGLEKVRKAYQKGNIEKACAELLEYYKNGNAAEYLRREQPVPGTGTVASADTILKNVFTIQNVKGVVPYLEDGHRDWYFKGPNTDEEWAWLSNRHSQISEVFLAYFKTGNPEYANYIDLFLRDFIIGSWPYPEKKSSTSVWRGLEVAARVKVWSRIFYGMINSNYLSPATQLLMLSSLPDHAHYNRNFHAQNNWLTMEISALATAATNFPEFKKSDEWLDYAIVTISESMKGQVYKDGVQTELTSHYHNVAMRNFELFEEICEHANRELPEFFVQTIGDMYYYIAHAVRPDGDRILNNDGDRGSDRDLILHAAEKSNRPDWKYIATNGKEGTLPKDGPSYFFPWAGHLISRSGFDADAQWSFFDVGPWGSGHQHNDKLHISVAAFGRDLLVDGGRFAYRGAVADKFRKYAQGSQSHNVIMIDGKGQAPGPRLAEEPLTEKYYRITDDYDYAIGSFDDFIDLQGECKHTRRLFYVRGDMWVVIDEIETDRPREIEALWHWHPNCNVKVEGENVFTDNERGNLRIVPVGEQEWNISFVNGREEPEIQGWYSEEYNTYESNTASIYSTRIEGDSKFIWVLFPSENVANDIKAEIISETNDEMKLRVFNSKNDEWFVTIPL, encoded by the coding sequence ATGAAAAAATATTTACTGTTTGTTGTAGCAGCTTTTATCTTTTGGGGAAATCTTTTTGCTCAAAAAAATTGGAAGGATATAAAAAGTGTGGAGGATGTTTGTAGCACCTACCCTGAGCAAATGAAAAAAATGCTTGATGATTTTAATCTGGATTACCCAGGTTTGGAAAAAGTGAGGAAAGCCTATCAGAAAGGTAATATTGAAAAAGCTTGTGCCGAGCTCCTGGAATACTACAAAAACGGAAATGCAGCTGAATATTTGCGACGTGAACAGCCGGTGCCGGGAACAGGAACGGTTGCTTCTGCCGATACGATTTTAAAAAATGTGTTTACCATTCAGAATGTGAAAGGTGTAGTTCCGTATCTGGAAGATGGTCATCGCGACTGGTATTTCAAAGGGCCAAATACAGATGAAGAATGGGCATGGTTATCCAATCGTCACAGTCAGATTAGCGAAGTTTTTTTGGCTTATTTCAAAACCGGAAATCCTGAATATGCAAACTATATCGACTTGTTTTTGCGTGATTTTATTATCGGGAGCTGGCCCTACCCGGAGAAAAAAAGCAGTACATCAGTTTGGCGTGGATTAGAGGTAGCCGCACGCGTAAAAGTATGGTCGCGTATTTTTTACGGAATGATTAACAGTAATTATCTATCGCCTGCAACCCAATTGTTAATGTTAAGTAGTTTACCCGACCATGCGCATTACAACCGAAATTTTCATGCCCAAAATAACTGGCTCACTATGGAAATTTCTGCATTGGCAACGGCTGCGACTAATTTTCCTGAGTTTAAAAAATCAGATGAATGGTTGGATTATGCGATTGTAACCATTTCTGAGAGTATGAAGGGACAAGTATACAAAGATGGAGTGCAAACGGAACTTACATCGCATTACCATAATGTAGCGATGCGGAATTTTGAGCTCTTCGAGGAAATATGTGAACATGCAAACCGCGAGTTGCCTGAGTTTTTTGTTCAAACTATCGGGGACATGTATTATTATATTGCACACGCTGTTCGCCCCGATGGCGACCGAATTTTAAACAACGACGGTGACCGTGGCAGTGACCGGGACTTGATTCTTCATGCGGCAGAAAAATCCAATAGACCCGATTGGAAATACATCGCTACCAACGGAAAAGAAGGAACCCTGCCAAAAGACGGGCCATCATACTTTTTTCCCTGGGCAGGGCATTTAATTTCACGAAGTGGTTTTGATGCTGACGCTCAATGGTCATTTTTTGACGTTGGTCCTTGGGGAAGTGGGCATCAACATAACGATAAGTTGCACATTTCCGTAGCTGCTTTTGGCCGGGATTTACTTGTTGACGGAGGACGATTTGCCTACCGTGGTGCAGTGGCCGACAAATTCAGGAAATATGCACAGGGGAGTCAAAGTCACAACGTTATTATGATTGATGGAAAAGGACAGGCGCCCGGGCCACGTTTAGCCGAAGAGCCTTTGACAGAAAAGTATTACAGAATTACCGATGATTACGATTACGCGATTGGTTCATTTGATGATTTTATTGATTTGCAAGGAGAGTGTAAACACACACGGCGCTTGTTTTATGTGCGAGGAGACATGTGGGTGGTTATTGATGAAATTGAAACCGATCGTCCCAGAGAGATTGAAGCTCTCTGGCACTGGCATCCAAACTGCAATGTAAAGGTTGAAGGTGAAAATGTTTTTACCGACAACGAAAGAGGAAACCTGCGAATTGTTCCTGTAGGAGAGCAGGAGTGGAATATTTCATTTGTAAACGGACGGGAAGAGCCTGAAATTCAGGGTTGGTACAGCGAGGAGTACAATACTTATGAATCGAACACCGCATCAATTTATTCAACACGGATCGAAGGCGACAGCAAGTTTATCTGGGTTTTATTTCCATCAGAAAATGTAGCCAATGATATAAAAGCTGAAATCATTTCTGAAACAAATGATGAAATGAAACTGAGGGTTTTTAACAGCAAAAATGATGAATGGTTTGTAACTATTCCGTTGTAA
- a CDS encoding BNR repeat-containing protein, translating to MKHILCFFAFALISLAGISQTAINGTVIDESGETESIEQIIEIDKVWAGHPVGFCLYTHGNRQYIAYYNAERRTVVGQRKLNDKKFELHVLPATSRETAGGTSTVLGWDSHNSLTLGIDKEGYIHLSGNMHVNPITYFRSQKPNDISTLQQVFEMVGREEKRCTYPHFMLTKEGELLFHYRDGGSGNGNEIYNIYSCETKTWQRLLDTPLTDGQGLMNAYQTQPTVMKDGWYHVYWVWRDTPDCSTNHDLSYMKSPDLKNWYNAYGEQIKMPATLDQKSLIVDPIPVQGGIINLAAKLCLDDENRPVFVYHKYDEDGNLQFYSAHLVNKKWIYKQITNWDYRWEFSGNGSINSEVRLKGFKKRDDGYYEVDFWHIRYGNGTILLNDKFESIGKVLKPEPFYTQLEIEGNFPGLQIQTTGDIGDSSEDIRYMLKWETLDRNRDRPREKPWPEPGQLYLYKVKKAK from the coding sequence ATGAAACATATTCTTTGCTTTTTTGCTTTTGCTTTGATTTCGTTAGCTGGTATTTCACAAACTGCCATAAACGGGACAGTTATAGATGAAAGTGGAGAGACGGAATCAATTGAACAGATAATTGAGATTGATAAAGTATGGGCTGGTCATCCGGTGGGTTTTTGTTTATACACACACGGTAACCGGCAGTATATTGCATATTATAACGCCGAACGGCGAACAGTTGTCGGCCAAAGAAAACTTAATGACAAAAAATTTGAACTCCATGTTTTACCGGCAACATCGCGTGAAACTGCTGGCGGAACCAGTACTGTTTTAGGATGGGATAGTCACAATTCCCTTACTTTGGGTATCGACAAAGAAGGATATATTCACCTTTCAGGGAATATGCATGTAAATCCGATTACTTATTTCCGAAGTCAAAAACCAAACGATATATCAACGCTTCAACAGGTTTTTGAAATGGTGGGAAGGGAAGAAAAAAGATGCACCTACCCACATTTTATGCTTACTAAAGAAGGCGAATTGCTTTTTCATTACCGTGATGGAGGAAGTGGAAACGGAAACGAGATTTACAACATTTATAGCTGCGAGACAAAGACCTGGCAAAGACTGTTGGACACGCCGCTCACTGACGGACAGGGTTTGATGAATGCTTATCAAACACAGCCAACAGTGATGAAAGACGGTTGGTACCATGTATACTGGGTTTGGCGTGACACACCTGATTGTTCTACAAATCATGATCTTTCATATATGAAAAGCCCGGATCTGAAAAACTGGTATAATGCTTATGGAGAGCAAATAAAAATGCCGGCAACGCTCGACCAAAAATCGTTAATTGTTGACCCGATTCCTGTACAAGGTGGAATAATTAATTTGGCCGCAAAACTTTGTTTGGACGATGAGAACAGACCTGTTTTTGTTTATCATAAATATGACGAAGATGGGAATTTGCAGTTTTATTCCGCGCACCTTGTAAATAAAAAGTGGATTTATAAACAAATTACAAACTGGGACTATCGTTGGGAATTCTCGGGTAACGGAAGCATTAACAGCGAAGTGCGTTTGAAGGGATTTAAGAAACGTGACGACGGATATTATGAGGTGGACTTCTGGCATATCAGATACGGGAATGGCACTATTCTTTTAAACGATAAATTTGAAAGTATTGGCAAAGTTTTAAAGCCTGAACCATTTTATACACAGTTGGAGATTGAAGGAAATTTTCCCGGATTGCAAATTCAAACAACCGGTGATATTGGCGATTCCAGTGAAGATATCAGATACATGCTGAAATGGGAAACATTGGATCGAAACCGCGATCGGCCACGTGAAAAGCCATGGCCCGAGCCAGGTCAGCTTTATTTGTATAAAGTGAAGAAAGCGAAATAA